A genomic window from Cloacibacillus evryensis DSM 19522 includes:
- the adhE gene encoding bifunctional acetaldehyde-CoA/alcohol dehydrogenase yields the protein MAKETTKKERIVDSVESLNARMAEVREAQRKFALYTQEQVDRIFLAAATAANKARIPLAKAAVEETGMGVMEDKVIKNHFASEYIYNYYKDVKTCGVIEEDKAFGTQKVAEPVGVIAAVIPTTNPTSTAIFKSLLALKTRNGIVISPHPKAKNSTIMAARIVLEAAVAAGAPENIIAWIDIPSLDMTNTVMREADLILATGGPGMVKAAYSSGKPALGVGAGNTPALIDESADIQLAVSSIIHSKTFDNGMICASEQSVIVLDPIYDKVRAEFAARGCYLLNKRETEQVRKTIIVNGALNAAIVGQSAFKIASLAGVSVPEKTKILIGEVESVDISEEFAHEKLSPVLAMYRAKDFSDAVAKAERLIADGGFGHTSSVYLNAVTEREKLDYFKSRMKTGRVLVNTPSSHGGIGDVYNFKTTPSLTLGCGSWGGNSVSENVGVKHLINIKTVAERRENMLWFRAPQKLYIKKGCLPVALRELKEVLGKKRVFVVTDSFLYNNGYTRAITDRLDEMGITHTTFFNVAPDPTLACAREGAAAMHAFAPDCIIALGGGSAMDAGKIMWVLYEHPEADFMDMAMRFADIRKRVYTFPKMGEKAYFIAVPTSAGTGSEVTPFAVITDEKSGVKYPLADYELMPNMAIVDADMMMNAPKGLTAASGIDAVTHALEAYAAMLATEYTDALALRALKSIFEYLPRAYDDGPNDPVAREKMGNAATMAGMAFANAFLGVCHSMAHKLGAFHHLPHGVANALMIEYVLRFNAEEVPSKMGTFPQYAYPHTLARYAEVADYLGIKGKNDGEKLENLIAAVNALKERVGIKKTIREYGVDEKAFLATLDEMTEQAFDDQCTGANPRYPLLSEIKEMYLKAYYGK from the coding sequence AAGAGACAACGAAGAAAGAGCGGATCGTCGATAGTGTCGAGTCGCTTAACGCGAGAATGGCCGAGGTACGCGAAGCGCAGCGCAAGTTCGCTCTCTACACGCAGGAGCAGGTGGACAGGATATTCCTCGCCGCGGCTACGGCCGCCAACAAGGCTCGCATCCCCCTCGCGAAAGCCGCCGTCGAGGAGACCGGAATGGGCGTCATGGAGGACAAGGTGATAAAGAACCACTTCGCCTCCGAATATATTTACAACTATTATAAGGACGTCAAGACCTGCGGCGTCATCGAAGAGGACAAGGCATTCGGCACGCAGAAGGTCGCGGAGCCCGTGGGCGTCATCGCCGCGGTCATCCCCACGACGAACCCCACCTCGACGGCGATATTCAAGTCGCTGCTCGCGCTTAAGACGCGCAACGGCATCGTCATCAGTCCCCACCCGAAGGCGAAAAACTCGACGATAATGGCCGCCCGCATCGTGCTGGAGGCGGCGGTCGCCGCCGGCGCGCCGGAGAACATCATCGCCTGGATAGACATCCCCTCGCTCGATATGACGAACACCGTCATGAGGGAGGCCGACCTCATCCTCGCCACCGGCGGCCCCGGCATGGTCAAGGCCGCCTATTCAAGCGGCAAGCCGGCCCTCGGCGTCGGCGCCGGCAACACTCCGGCGCTCATCGACGAAAGCGCCGACATTCAGCTCGCGGTAAGCTCAATCATCCACTCGAAGACCTTCGACAACGGCATGATCTGCGCTTCGGAGCAGTCGGTCATCGTGCTTGACCCTATTTATGACAAAGTAAGGGCGGAGTTCGCGGCCAGAGGCTGCTATCTGCTGAACAAGCGGGAGACGGAGCAGGTGCGCAAGACGATCATCGTCAACGGCGCGCTCAACGCGGCGATCGTAGGGCAGAGCGCCTTCAAAATAGCCTCGCTCGCCGGCGTCAGCGTACCTGAGAAGACGAAGATACTGATCGGCGAGGTCGAAAGCGTCGACATCAGCGAGGAGTTCGCGCATGAAAAGCTCTCGCCCGTTCTCGCGATGTACCGCGCGAAGGATTTCAGCGACGCGGTGGCGAAGGCGGAGCGCCTTATCGCCGACGGCGGCTTCGGACACACCTCTTCCGTTTACCTCAACGCCGTGACAGAACGGGAAAAGCTTGATTACTTCAAGTCCCGTATGAAGACGGGACGCGTCCTTGTCAATACGCCCTCGTCGCACGGCGGCATCGGGGACGTCTACAACTTCAAGACCACCCCCTCGCTGACGCTCGGCTGCGGCTCCTGGGGCGGCAACTCCGTCTCGGAAAATGTCGGCGTCAAGCACCTCATCAACATCAAGACCGTGGCCGAAAGGAGAGAGAATATGCTCTGGTTCCGCGCCCCTCAGAAGTTATACATTAAAAAGGGCTGCCTGCCCGTAGCGCTGCGCGAGCTGAAGGAGGTCCTTGGCAAGAAGAGGGTCTTCGTAGTAACGGACAGCTTCCTCTACAATAACGGATACACAAGGGCGATCACCGACCGCCTCGACGAAATGGGCATCACCCACACCACCTTCTTCAACGTAGCCCCGGACCCGACTCTGGCCTGCGCGCGCGAAGGCGCGGCGGCGATGCACGCCTTTGCCCCCGACTGCATCATCGCGCTCGGCGGCGGCTCTGCGATGGACGCCGGCAAGATCATGTGGGTCCTCTACGAGCATCCCGAGGCCGATTTCATGGATATGGCGATGCGCTTCGCCGATATCAGGAAGCGCGTCTACACATTCCCCAAGATGGGCGAAAAAGCCTACTTCATCGCCGTGCCTACCTCGGCGGGCACCGGCTCCGAGGTGACGCCCTTCGCGGTCATCACCGACGAAAAGAGCGGCGTCAAGTATCCGCTCGCGGACTACGAGCTGATGCCGAACATGGCGATCGTCGACGCAGACATGATGATGAACGCCCCCAAGGGGCTGACGGCGGCCTCCGGCATCGACGCCGTGACCCACGCACTCGAGGCCTACGCGGCGATGCTCGCGACGGAATATACCGACGCGCTCGCGCTGCGCGCGCTCAAGTCTATATTCGAATACCTGCCGCGCGCCTACGACGACGGCCCCAACGACCCCGTGGCGCGTGAGAAGATGGGCAACGCCGCGACGATGGCGGGCATGGCTTTCGCAAACGCCTTCCTCGGCGTCTGCCACTCGATGGCCCACAAGCTGGGCGCCTTCCATCACCTGCCGCACGGCGTGGCCAACGCCCTTATGATAGAATATGTGCTGCGCTTCAACGCCGAGGAGGTCCCCTCAAAGATGGGCACCTTCCCGCAGTACGCCTACCCGCACACCCTCGCGCGCTACGCCGAGGTCGCCGATTATCTCGGCATCAAGGGCAAGAACGACGGCGAGAAGCTGGAGAACCTCATCGCCGCCGTAAACGCGCTCAAAGAGCGCGTCGGCATCAAGAAAACGATCAGGGAATACGGCGTAGACGAGAAGGCATTCCTCGCCACACTCGACGAGATGACGGAGCAGGCCTTCGACGACCAGTGCACCGGCGCAAATCCGCGTTACCCGCTGCTCTCCGAGATAAAAGAAATGTACCTCAAGGCCTACTACGGAAAATAG
- a CDS encoding phosphotransferase, with translation MKLEKIIAVRTSKTVFRDGDKCIKLFDGDHSKAKILSEAATHAKVEESGLPVPKVLEVTKAEGKWAIVSEFIAGKTLDRLMDESPEKNGEYMERFVEAQLKINATKARGLEKLKDRLAESLFAAELSSSTLYELHMRLESLPAGDKICHGDFAPSNLIVADDGKDYIVDWSHAAQGAPAADAARTYLLFWLAGEIDGADSYLSLYCEKSGIAKTEIQKWIPLRAAERLARCKAEEREFLLYWVNVVDYE, from the coding sequence ATGAAACTTGAAAAAATCATTGCAGTACGCACCTCAAAGACCGTCTTTCGCGACGGGGACAAATGTATAAAGCTTTTTGACGGAGATCACTCGAAGGCGAAGATACTCTCCGAAGCCGCGACGCACGCCAAAGTCGAGGAGAGCGGGCTGCCCGTGCCCAAGGTGCTCGAGGTGACGAAGGCGGAGGGCAAATGGGCGATCGTCTCGGAGTTCATCGCCGGCAAGACGCTGGACCGCCTTATGGACGAGTCGCCGGAGAAAAATGGCGAATATATGGAGCGCTTCGTCGAGGCGCAGCTTAAGATCAACGCGACAAAGGCGCGCGGACTCGAAAAGCTCAAAGACCGTCTCGCCGAGAGCCTCTTCGCGGCGGAACTTTCCTCCTCTACCCTCTACGAACTCCACATGCGCCTCGAATCGCTGCCGGCCGGCGACAAAATATGCCACGGCGATTTCGCGCCGAGCAACCTTATCGTCGCCGACGACGGCAAAGATTATATTGTAGATTGGTCGCACGCGGCGCAAGGCGCGCCCGCGGCCGACGCGGCGAGGACCTATCTGCTCTTCTGGCTCGCCGGGGAGATCGACGGCGCCGACAGCTACCTCAGCCTCTATTGTGAAAAGAGCGGCATCGCCAAAACGGAGATACAGAAGTGGATACCGCTGCGCGCCGCCGAGAGGCTCGCGCGGTGCAAGGCGGAAGAGCGCGAATTTCTGCTCTACTGGGTCAACGTCGTCGACTACGAATAA
- a CDS encoding (2Fe-2S) ferredoxin domain-containing protein gives MIKIKVCIGSACHVKGSRQVVEGLQFQIAEHSLKDRINLGGVFCMGRCQEGVCVTVDDKFFSVSPQEVASFFEKEVLPLTK, from the coding sequence ATGATAAAGATCAAAGTCTGTATTGGAAGCGCATGTCACGTAAAGGGCTCACGCCAGGTCGTAGAGGGGCTCCAGTTTCAGATCGCCGAACACTCGCTTAAAGACCGGATCAATCTCGGCGGCGTATTCTGCATGGGCCGTTGCCAGGAGGGCGTCTGCGTCACCGTAGACGATAAGTTCTTCTCCGTCAGCCCGCAGGAGGTCGCCTCGTTCTTTGAAAAAGAGGTACTGCCTCTGACGAAATAA